In a genomic window of Allomeiothermus silvanus DSM 9946:
- a CDS encoding efflux RND transporter periplasmic adaptor subunit, which translates to MNAAQVKRSRSQRWVWARWLLLIILVGIGTAVVLRRPAAQPQTTSSPETAQVEQGPFRVSVSGPGTLVAHQTVDLKAQVQGTIIYLPKVGDRVTKGQLVVQIDPTSYQRAVDNARLALQKAQAQLESARATQATALAGQRQAIASAEAAYASAQAQLETARANLAATQRVYAAGGATQQELTSAQRAVAQAQAQLDSARVALETAHSSFALKEASNAQDLRNLQLAVDQAALTLKNAEQDLANTKLYAPFSGIVSAVNAQVGGVGVSAGVSGSSALLTLIDTSSVDLPVQIDETEISQVKVGQKVNVTLDAFNNQTFQGTVTAISPSASVVSNIAVFYVTVNIPNPDGRLRPGMTAEGEILIQEIEGALIIPKRAVQTVRKRAYVNVQKPDGSTETVRVELGPDDGTNQVIRSGLQAGQIVVLPARVPTTSPTRNTTGGLRIPLGGGR; encoded by the coding sequence ATGAATGCAGCCCAAGTCAAACGTAGCCGCAGCCAGCGCTGGGTCTGGGCCCGCTGGCTCTTGCTGATCATCCTGGTCGGCATCGGGACAGCAGTCGTGCTGCGGCGGCCGGCGGCCCAACCCCAGACCACCTCGAGCCCGGAGACCGCTCAGGTGGAACAAGGTCCCTTCCGCGTCTCGGTGAGCGGACCGGGCACCCTCGTAGCCCACCAGACTGTAGACCTCAAAGCCCAAGTGCAGGGCACCATCATCTACTTGCCCAAGGTCGGCGACCGTGTAACCAAGGGCCAGTTGGTGGTCCAGATCGACCCTACCAGCTACCAGCGTGCAGTGGATAATGCCCGGCTAGCGCTGCAAAAAGCCCAAGCCCAGCTCGAGAGCGCCCGCGCTACGCAAGCCACCGCGCTGGCCGGCCAGCGACAGGCCATCGCCAGCGCCGAAGCCGCCTATGCAAGCGCCCAGGCCCAGCTCGAGACGGCCCGCGCTAACCTCGCCGCTACCCAGCGGGTCTATGCAGCCGGAGGGGCTACCCAGCAGGAGCTAACCTCCGCCCAGCGCGCCGTAGCACAGGCCCAAGCCCAGCTCGATAGCGCCCGCGTCGCCCTCGAGACCGCCCATAGCTCATTTGCCCTCAAAGAGGCCAGCAACGCCCAGGACTTGCGTAACCTGCAACTAGCCGTGGATCAGGCCGCGCTAACCCTCAAAAACGCGGAGCAAGATCTAGCCAACACCAAGCTCTATGCTCCCTTCAGCGGAATAGTCTCGGCGGTGAACGCCCAGGTAGGGGGGGTGGGGGTAAGCGCGGGCGTCAGCGGCAGCAGCGCCTTGCTCACCCTCATCGACACCTCGAGCGTAGACTTGCCCGTGCAGATCGACGAGACCGAGATCTCCCAGGTCAAGGTGGGGCAAAAAGTGAACGTGACCCTCGACGCTTTCAACAACCAGACCTTCCAGGGCACCGTAACCGCCATCAGCCCTAGCGCCTCGGTGGTTTCGAACATCGCGGTCTTCTACGTGACGGTGAATATCCCCAACCCGGATGGCCGGCTCCGCCCCGGCATGACCGCCGAGGGCGAGATTCTCATCCAGGAGATCGAGGGCGCCCTCATCATCCCCAAGCGGGCAGTGCAGACCGTGCGCAAACGGGCCTACGTGAACGTACAAAAGCCCGACGGAAGCACGGAAACCGTACGGGTCGAACTGGGACCGGACGACGGAACCAATCAGGTCATCCGAAGTGGGCTGCAAGCCGGGCAGATAGTAGTCCTGCCCGCCCGCGTCCCAACCACCTCCCCTACCCGCAACACCACCGGCGGCCTGCGCATCCCTTTGGGAGGTGGAAGGTGA
- a CDS encoding ABC transporter ATP-binding protein, with amino-acid sequence MGEIEFEALKGITLEISEGEMVALMGPSGSGKTTLMQIIGLLDRPTTGRYMLAGEDVTTLSENERAEARNREIGFVFQAFHLLPRLSVLENVEVPLTYAGVPAALRRERALEVLEKVGLAGKEHHLPSQLSGGQKQRVAVARALTMRPAILLADEPTGNLDSKTAVDVMSLFQELNDEGTTVIIVTHEADIAEYTGRIVRIRDGMLESDQPNRHRKRAVGGVA; translated from the coding sequence ATGGGGGAGATCGAGTTTGAAGCGCTCAAAGGGATCACGCTCGAGATCAGCGAGGGAGAGATGGTGGCCTTGATGGGGCCATCGGGCTCGGGTAAGACCACCCTGATGCAGATCATCGGCCTTTTGGATAGACCCACCACCGGGAGGTACATGCTGGCCGGGGAGGACGTAACTACCCTCAGTGAAAACGAGCGGGCTGAAGCCCGCAACCGGGAGATCGGTTTCGTATTCCAAGCCTTCCACCTGCTGCCCCGGCTGAGCGTGCTGGAGAATGTCGAGGTTCCCCTTACTTACGCTGGAGTGCCCGCCGCTCTGCGGCGCGAACGCGCCTTGGAGGTCCTCGAAAAGGTAGGGTTGGCCGGTAAAGAGCATCATCTCCCCTCGCAACTTTCCGGGGGACAAAAACAACGGGTAGCGGTGGCCAGGGCCCTCACCATGCGCCCGGCGATCCTCCTAGCCGATGAACCTACCGGCAACCTTGACTCTAAGACCGCGGTGGATGTGATGAGCCTCTTTCAAGAACTCAACGACGAAGGCACCACCGTCATCATCGTCACCCACGAAGCCGACATCGCCGAGTATACCGGGCGCATCGTGCGCATCCGCGACGGTATGCTCGAATCGGATCAGCCTAACCGCCATCGCAAGCGCGCCGTGGGGGGTGTGGCGTGA
- a CDS encoding response regulator transcription factor, whose translation MASPTMSFVAMVLVVEDEPEIAEILEGYLRRDGYRTERAADGKAALGLYRAAKPDLVLLDIQLPELDGLEVLRRIRADGNTPVILVTARSEDLDKLLGLELGADDYVTKPFSPREVVARVKAVLRRANPLESAATVLRAGPLEIDTEWVMARVGASRLELTPTEFRLLETLARTPGRAFTRQELLEAALPDSDALERVIDVHLKNLRKKLEAAGATGLLETVRGVGYRLWVE comes from the coding sequence ATGGCTAGTCCTACAATGAGCTTTGTGGCGATGGTCTTGGTAGTCGAGGATGAGCCCGAGATCGCCGAGATCCTCGAGGGCTACCTGCGCCGCGACGGTTACCGTACCGAGCGAGCCGCTGATGGCAAGGCGGCGCTGGGTTTGTACCGCGCGGCTAAACCAGACTTGGTGCTTTTGGATATTCAGCTACCCGAACTGGATGGCTTGGAGGTGCTGCGCCGCATCCGCGCAGATGGCAATACCCCGGTAATTTTGGTGACCGCCCGTTCTGAAGACCTGGACAAACTGCTGGGGCTCGAGCTAGGGGCCGACGATTACGTGACTAAGCCCTTCAGCCCGCGCGAGGTGGTGGCTCGGGTCAAGGCGGTGCTGCGCCGGGCGAACCCGCTGGAGAGCGCTGCTACGGTGCTGCGGGCGGGGCCTTTGGAAATAGATACCGAGTGGGTGATGGCCCGTGTCGGCGCCAGCCGGCTCGAACTTACCCCTACCGAGTTTCGGCTGCTCGAAACCCTCGCGCGTACCCCCGGCCGAGCATTTACCCGCCAGGAACTTCTGGAGGCAGCTTTGCCCGATTCCGATGCTCTGGAACGGGTGATTGACGTGCACCTCAAAAACCTGCGCAAGAAGCTGGAGGCTGCCGGGGCTACTGGGCTTCTGGAGACGGTGCGGGGAGTGGGCTACCGGTTGTGGGTGGAATAA
- a CDS encoding TolC family protein: MKTSLSIVGILLALAPPALGQNTSLSLNDALRALPNSPDWRSADLAYESAVRSLEAAQAATGFKLSAAGSYTLSQSNALVLSSTASVGVLPWSPTQDAIRSAQRALERAELTRRDARNTLYINLVTQYFNLRQAANDTAIAQATLALRERQLQVTQARHQAGNATWSDVLEAQQNLDAARSNLVSATGALAIARLTLAGTLGVNPQNLGQPATAPSEPELPSGTLEDLVQQAYARRSDVLKAQSQLQDAQDSLASAQRDRLIPDATLSVAYGGSSSGTASLSAGLNFKSGTASLTGSLPLVSPGIGSQSPAWSLNLQASVPLFDPVSDVKIRSAQTAVDSAQQALETARRSAEMDIRQKYQALQTAKATVTAAKTALSAAEQNLRTAQARLSAGTGTALDVQSAQLNQQQALRNLESAIAQAQLAALALQNALGADLTHEGGL, from the coding sequence TTGAAAACCAGCCTATCTATCGTCGGTATCCTGCTGGCTCTGGCTCCTCCCGCTCTGGGGCAAAATACCTCGCTCAGCCTAAACGACGCGCTGCGCGCCTTGCCGAATAGCCCCGACTGGCGAAGCGCCGATCTGGCCTACGAGAGCGCAGTACGCAGCCTCGAGGCCGCTCAGGCCGCTACAGGCTTCAAACTTTCCGCAGCAGGAAGCTACACCCTGAGCCAAAGCAACGCCCTGGTGCTCTCGAGCACGGCTTCTGTGGGGGTGCTGCCCTGGTCGCCCACCCAAGATGCCATCCGTAGCGCCCAGCGGGCCCTGGAGCGGGCGGAACTGACCCGCCGCGATGCCCGCAACACGCTTTATATCAACTTGGTGACGCAGTATTTCAACCTGCGCCAAGCTGCTAACGACACGGCCATCGCTCAGGCTACCTTAGCCCTGCGCGAACGCCAGCTACAGGTTACCCAAGCCCGCCACCAAGCCGGGAACGCCACCTGGAGCGATGTGCTCGAGGCGCAGCAAAACCTCGACGCTGCCCGCTCCAACTTGGTAAGCGCCACGGGGGCCCTGGCGATCGCTCGGCTCACCCTGGCGGGCACCTTAGGGGTAAACCCGCAGAACCTGGGGCAGCCCGCTACCGCCCCCAGCGAGCCGGAGCTTCCGAGCGGGACGCTCGAGGACCTAGTGCAGCAGGCCTACGCCCGCCGCTCCGACGTACTCAAAGCCCAGTCCCAACTCCAGGACGCGCAAGACAGCCTGGCCAGCGCCCAGCGCGACCGCCTAATCCCCGACGCCACCCTTAGCGTGGCCTACGGAGGCAGCTCGAGCGGTACAGCTTCGCTCTCGGCAGGGCTCAACTTCAAAAGCGGCACTGCCTCGCTCACCGGATCGCTGCCGCTGGTGAGTCCTGGGATTGGTAGCCAAAGCCCCGCTTGGAGCCTGAACCTTCAGGCCAGCGTGCCGCTGTTTGATCCGGTCAGCGATGTCAAAATCCGCTCGGCCCAGACTGCCGTAGACAGCGCACAGCAAGCCCTCGAGACCGCGCGGCGGTCTGCCGAAATGGATATACGGCAAAAATATCAGGCCCTACAAACCGCCAAGGCCACTGTTACAGCAGCCAAGACTGCGCTGAGCGCAGCCGAACAAAATCTGCGCACGGCCCAGGCCAGACTGAGCGCGGGAACCGGTACCGCTCTCGACGTCCAATCGGCACAACTCAACCAACAACAAGCTCTCCGCAACCTTGAAAGCGCCATCGCCCAAGCACAACTGGCCGCCTTGGCCTTGCAAAACGCTTTGGGGGCCGATCTTACCCATGAAGGGGGTTTGTGA
- a CDS encoding cold-shock protein codes for MKTGTVKWFNAEKGYGFIAQEDGPDVFVHYSAIETDGFRTLQEGQRVQFEVEPGKNGKGPQAAKVRPA; via the coding sequence ATGAAGACAGGTACCGTGAAGTGGTTCAACGCTGAAAAGGGCTACGGGTTCATTGCGCAGGAAGACGGCCCCGACGTATTCGTTCACTATAGCGCCATTGAAACCGACGGCTTCCGCACCCTCCAAGAGGGCCAGCGGGTACAGTTCGAGGTCGAGCCGGGCAAGAACGGCAAAGGCCCCCAGGCCGCCAAGGTTCGCCCTGCTTAA
- a CDS encoding HAD family hydrolase: MKRAVLFDVGDTLILGHPKFWLWPLLLERGLTPDTSRLREAIAAAYAEYNRRHLEAISPELALPVWRTFHRRLLEGLGLQDHAEEISSYLAENWQNPKVWPITPGAVEVLTELKKRGYKLGVVSNWDGLLPGVLEAVGLAPYFDYVAASALEGVAKPDPQIFRVALHKLGVAPQEAVHIGDSPDDVAGAEAAGVTPLLFDPYRQNPQAIHDLREVLERV; this comes from the coding sequence ATGAAGCGCGCCGTACTTTTCGACGTGGGGGATACCCTGATCCTGGGACATCCCAAGTTCTGGCTGTGGCCGTTGCTGCTCGAGCGCGGCCTAACCCCTGACACCTCCCGGCTCCGCGAGGCCATCGCAGCGGCCTATGCCGAGTACAACCGCCGCCACCTAGAAGCCATCAGCCCCGAGTTGGCCCTGCCTGTCTGGCGCACCTTTCACCGGCGGCTTTTGGAAGGGCTAGGGCTGCAAGACCACGCCGAGGAGATCAGCAGCTATCTGGCGGAGAACTGGCAAAACCCCAAGGTCTGGCCAATTACGCCGGGGGCGGTAGAGGTGCTTACCGAACTCAAAAAGCGGGGATACAAGCTGGGGGTGGTTTCCAACTGGGATGGGCTGTTGCCAGGGGTGCTCGAGGCGGTAGGGTTGGCCCCTTACTTCGATTACGTGGCGGCTTCGGCTTTAGAAGGAGTCGCCAAGCCTGATCCGCAGATATTCCGAGTGGCTTTGCACAAGCTGGGGGTGGCTCCCCAAGAGGCCGTGCACATCGGCGACTCTCCCGACGACGTCGCCGGGGCCGAAGCAGCGGGTGTTACACCGCTTCTGTTCGACCCCTACCGGCAGAATCCCCAGGCCATCCACGATTTGCGTGAGGTGCTGGAGCGGGTCTAA
- a CDS encoding integrase core domain-containing protein — protein MQFTTVGREIWRGARQAQRLAEANASDPEVQERLRKLRLVKALRESKKSWKEIQDLVGISRATYHRWQKALKEKGLAGLKPRSRRPKHLRTKVHWTPGLLIRIETLRKENPTWGRWSIWLTLRKEGFQMSERTVGRILAYLEKHRRIESVAGYLARTQRGKLKRRVNRPYAKRKPRGYEARAPGDLVQVDTLTLTLGPGSMVKHFSAIDLHSRFVLAEVHSRATAKLSEGFLSLLLARAPFPIRAIQVDGGSEFMAEFEEACCALGIALFVLPPRSPKLNGHVERMQRTFKEEFYTRPLPTPLSELQAELDTYLDYYNRRRPHMALGGLAPLEFLAKMQEESVPQRVSNVLTDYKHLTLDEHHATFNCP, from the coding sequence GTGCAGTTTACCACCGTTGGCCGAGAGATATGGAGAGGCGCTAGACAAGCACAGAGGCTGGCCGAGGCCAACGCAAGCGACCCAGAGGTCCAGGAACGTCTGCGCAAGCTCCGACTGGTCAAAGCCCTGCGTGAAAGTAAAAAGAGCTGGAAGGAGATCCAGGACCTGGTCGGGATCAGCCGGGCCACCTACCACCGCTGGCAAAAAGCCCTAAAAGAAAAGGGCCTGGCTGGACTCAAACCCCGCTCCCGCCGCCCTAAGCACCTGCGCACAAAGGTCCACTGGACCCCAGGGCTGCTCATTAGAATAGAAACTCTCCGCAAGGAAAACCCCACCTGGGGACGCTGGTCCATCTGGCTTACCCTCCGCAAGGAGGGTTTCCAGATGAGCGAACGCACGGTGGGGCGCATCCTGGCCTACCTGGAGAAGCACCGACGTATCGAGAGCGTGGCCGGCTACCTGGCCCGGACTCAAAGAGGGAAGCTAAAGCGAAGGGTAAACCGGCCCTACGCCAAAAGGAAGCCCCGAGGATACGAGGCCAGGGCTCCTGGGGACCTGGTCCAGGTGGACACCCTCACCCTGACCTTAGGACCGGGAAGCATGGTCAAGCACTTCTCGGCGATTGACCTCCATAGCCGGTTTGTCCTGGCGGAGGTGCACAGCCGGGCCACGGCTAAGCTTTCTGAGGGGTTCTTGTCCTTGCTTCTGGCCAGGGCCCCTTTTCCCATCCGGGCCATCCAGGTGGATGGGGGCAGCGAGTTCATGGCCGAGTTTGAGGAGGCCTGCTGTGCTCTGGGGATTGCCTTGTTTGTGCTACCGCCGAGGAGTCCTAAACTCAATGGTCACGTGGAGCGGATGCAGCGGACCTTCAAGGAGGAGTTCTACACCCGGCCTTTGCCCACCCCGCTCAGCGAGCTGCAGGCAGAGCTGGATACCTACCTGGACTACTACAACCGCCGAAGGCCTCACATGGCCCTGGGGGGTCTTGCTCCGCTGGAGTTTTTGGCTAAGATGCAAGAGGAGTCGGTTCCTCAAAGAGTCTCAAATGTGTTGACCGATTACAAGCATTTGACTTTGGACGAGCACCATGCTACTTTCAATTGTCCCTAG
- a CDS encoding 8-oxo-dGTP diphosphatase has protein sequence MTLCAEVFVLDRPNGRMLLGRKKLGLGAGNYQGFGGKLEPGETLAQCAVRELWEESGLKAKEDNLWYMAHLIFLFPNKPQWSQDVHVFRLEHWEGEPQETEEMKPEWFDLKTLPLTQMWDDVQYWLPQALEGARPKLRFIYAADGRKVERIEGLE, from the coding sequence ATGACCCTTTGCGCCGAGGTTTTCGTGCTCGACCGACCGAACGGGCGGATGCTCTTAGGGCGTAAGAAGTTAGGGCTAGGCGCGGGCAACTACCAGGGTTTTGGGGGCAAGCTCGAGCCGGGGGAGACCTTGGCCCAGTGCGCGGTGCGCGAGCTTTGGGAGGAATCCGGGCTCAAGGCTAAAGAGGATAACCTCTGGTATATGGCCCACCTGATTTTCCTCTTTCCCAATAAACCCCAGTGGAGTCAGGATGTGCATGTGTTTCGGCTCGAGCACTGGGAGGGTGAGCCCCAGGAGACCGAGGAGATGAAGCCGGAGTGGTTCGACTTAAAAACCTTGCCCCTGACCCAGATGTGGGACGACGTGCAGTATTGGCTGCCCCAGGCCCTAGAGGGAGCCAGGCCCAAGCTGCGCTTTATCTACGCGGCCGATGGCCGAAAAGTGGAGCGGATAGAGGGGCTCGAGTAG
- a CDS encoding TolC family protein: MVFGLLLLAFGLLPAWAQKQPSLTLLQALQQAYTNGPTVQSAQATLQNATLQLQALEADPSTLIVALTQARQSAELARVNLEAAHLQVMKDVLDAYLGLYEARQNVELLQAQVALNERNLNVAKARQAAGNATALEVARAQTTLDSSRQSLTNAQAQLPVLAAQLATLLGVSDLGNVALDPPPPAPALQADLAALSKDLFSRLPNVVQAQQAVDLAQLNVKLADNDYTPAVNLQSAKTSLENNQRALQTARQNAQTSLANAYQTATNAFKGIALAQANVANAQKVVDQDQAALKAGTISAVQLQTDQVSLKSAQYSLIQAQDGYWKALAAFSVAAGQDFTGLVQAATP; this comes from the coding sequence ATGGTTTTTGGTCTTTTGCTTCTCGCTTTCGGTTTGCTTCCCGCCTGGGCGCAAAAGCAGCCCTCGCTAACCTTGCTCCAAGCGCTTCAGCAAGCGTACACCAACGGTCCTACAGTCCAAAGCGCCCAAGCCACACTGCAAAACGCCACCTTGCAACTACAAGCCCTCGAGGCCGATCCCAGCACGTTGATCGTAGCGCTGACCCAAGCCCGGCAAAGCGCCGAGCTGGCCCGGGTAAACCTCGAGGCTGCCCACCTTCAGGTGATGAAAGACGTATTAGACGCGTATTTGGGGCTCTATGAAGCCCGACAAAACGTGGAGCTACTCCAAGCCCAGGTCGCCCTGAACGAGCGCAACCTGAACGTGGCTAAAGCTCGGCAAGCCGCCGGGAACGCCACTGCCTTGGAGGTTGCCCGCGCCCAGACCACGCTGGATAGCTCGCGGCAATCCCTTACCAACGCCCAAGCCCAACTCCCGGTGCTAGCCGCGCAGCTAGCCACGCTTTTGGGGGTGAGCGATCTGGGCAACGTTGCCCTAGACCCTCCGCCTCCGGCTCCAGCCCTGCAAGCCGACCTCGCCGCGCTTTCTAAAGACCTCTTTAGCCGTCTGCCCAACGTCGTGCAAGCCCAACAAGCGGTGGATTTGGCGCAACTCAACGTAAAACTGGCCGATAACGACTACACCCCTGCGGTGAATCTGCAATCGGCCAAGACCTCGCTGGAAAATAACCAACGCGCGCTACAAACTGCCCGCCAAAACGCCCAGACCAGCCTCGCCAACGCTTACCAGACCGCAACGAACGCCTTCAAAGGCATCGCTCTGGCCCAGGCTAACGTCGCCAACGCCCAGAAGGTGGTGGACCAGGATCAAGCAGCCTTGAAAGCGGGCACCATCTCGGCAGTGCAGCTCCAAACCGATCAGGTCTCGCTCAAAAGCGCCCAGTATAGCCTGATCCAGGCCCAAGACGGCTATTGGAAAGCCCTGGCGGCGTTCTCGGTAGCGGCTGGCCAGGACTTCACCGGCCTGGTGCAGGCCGCTACCCCCTAA
- a CDS encoding sensor histidine kinase, which translates to MKWFNRIEVRLIGLIVLVVVATNLITLGINVYSTQRNIRELPRELRDVLQAERGEGAALPWLVSKRINGLLHSGTEVVVRLETAANGSQDRVFWLRVPGSDPQPIRIALMPPSPRPDFRTRLQQSLLIATLASSVLGILLALIFARRLARPIEAVSVAATRLASGDLSARIPAPKGNDETALLARNFNRMAESLEKLETERKAMIADIAHELRTPLTIMQGRLEAIQDGVASLEMREIDRLHHQTRLLSRLVEDLRTLSLADAGRLTLERRPLDLCAVVQHTVAGFQGQAQDKGIKLQLRLPSPPLEVEADPDRLTQIISNLLHNAVAHTPAGGTITVEVEARGKEVAVRVSDTGPGIPEEALPRVFDRFFRAEASRSRQSGGSGLGLAIVKALVELHGGMVEAKNRSSGGAEFRFLLPKLETQG; encoded by the coding sequence ATGAAGTGGTTTAACCGCATCGAAGTTCGGCTGATTGGCCTCATCGTGCTGGTGGTGGTGGCGACCAACCTCATCACCCTGGGAATAAATGTGTATTCTACCCAGCGCAATATCCGCGAGCTTCCCCGGGAGCTGCGCGATGTGCTACAAGCGGAACGCGGCGAGGGAGCGGCGCTGCCTTGGTTGGTCTCCAAGCGGATCAATGGGTTGTTGCACTCCGGCACGGAGGTAGTGGTTCGCCTCGAGACGGCTGCGAATGGTTCGCAGGATCGGGTCTTTTGGCTACGCGTACCGGGCAGTGACCCCCAGCCCATCCGGATCGCGCTGATGCCGCCCTCCCCTCGGCCCGACTTCCGTACCCGCTTACAGCAGAGCCTGTTGATCGCTACTTTGGCCTCGAGCGTGCTGGGGATTTTGCTGGCGTTGATCTTTGCACGCCGCTTGGCCCGGCCTATCGAGGCGGTTTCTGTAGCGGCCACCCGCTTGGCCAGCGGCGACCTTTCGGCCCGCATTCCGGCGCCTAAAGGCAACGACGAGACCGCTTTGCTGGCCCGCAACTTCAACCGCATGGCCGAGTCCCTGGAGAAGCTCGAGACCGAGCGCAAGGCCATGATCGCCGACATCGCCCACGAACTGCGCACCCCCCTCACCATCATGCAAGGCCGCTTGGAGGCCATCCAGGACGGGGTAGCCTCGCTGGAGATGCGCGAGATCGACCGCCTGCACCACCAGACCCGGCTCCTTTCGCGGCTGGTGGAGGATCTGCGCACCCTATCGCTGGCCGATGCCGGAAGACTCACCCTAGAGCGCCGTCCGCTGGACCTGTGCGCGGTGGTGCAGCACACCGTAGCCGGGTTCCAAGGCCAAGCCCAGGACAAGGGAATTAAGCTCCAGCTTCGCCTTCCTTCCCCACCGCTCGAGGTTGAGGCTGATCCCGATAGACTCACCCAGATCATCAGCAACCTCTTGCACAATGCCGTGGCCCACACCCCCGCGGGCGGAACCATCACCGTGGAAGTGGAAGCTAGAGGTAAGGAGGTAGCGGTACGGGTTAGCGATACCGGTCCGGGTATTCCCGAGGAAGCCTTGCCTCGGGTTTTTGACCGCTTTTTCCGGGCCGAGGCTTCGCGCTCGCGCCAGAGCGGGGGCAGTGGGCTGGGCCTGGCCATCGTCAAGGCCCTGGTGGAACTCCATGGGGGAATGGTAGAGGCCAAAAATCGCAGCTCCGGCGGGGCCGAGTTTCGTTTTTTGCTTCCGAAACTGGAAACCCAGGGCTGA
- a CDS encoding carboxymuconolactone decarboxylase family protein: protein MSIRKAIWGEQLEAIEQNLSEVDPDLYGYIRDFAYEEVLAREGLDLKTRELLAITSLIALGAPKELATHLEGALRNGATEREIRETIIQSALFVGFPKALGAMKMFHATLRKLLSEER from the coding sequence ATGAGCATTCGCAAAGCGATCTGGGGTGAGCAGCTCGAGGCCATCGAGCAGAACCTCTCCGAGGTGGACCCCGACCTCTACGGTTACATCCGTGACTTCGCCTACGAAGAAGTACTGGCCCGAGAGGGCCTAGACCTCAAGACCCGCGAACTGCTGGCGATTACTAGCCTGATTGCCCTCGGTGCTCCCAAGGAACTCGCTACCCACCTCGAGGGTGCTCTCCGTAACGGGGCTACCGAGCGGGAGATTCGCGAAACCATCATTCAATCCGCTTTGTTTGTGGGTTTCCCCAAGGCTTTAGGGGCTATGAAAATGTTCCATGCTACTTTACGCAAGCTCCTTTCCGAGGAACGATGA